The Ranitomeya imitator isolate aRanImi1 chromosome 8, aRanImi1.pri, whole genome shotgun sequence genome window below encodes:
- the LOC138647587 gene encoding uncharacterized protein: protein MEGVLANIAKIYADFSFEANQLAVSVREREEQRLRILRQRRKRRLWIHPITAQRMTRGVYSTLYMELRENPQKFFNYVRMRAENFEFLLGYVEDCIRRRDTQMRFSISPAERLMVTIRFLATGESFSSLHFQYRLGISTISGIIRDTCRALWECLQVEYIPEPSQERWLEIAQNFHQICQFPNCVGAVDGKHIRIVKPSGSGSQFYNYKKYFSIVLMAIADAQCKFIAVDIGAYGRANDSQIFKNSPMGRRLYGETFDFPPPRPLPGTTSPPLPFVCVGDDAFQLSPHLLKPFGSSGLTQRKKIYNYRLTRARRVVECAFGILTAKWRVLLTAIKLQTETVDDVVKACVVLHNFVLSKEQVSLEDNVSESTLRDYQNPTFRSPVAVSRMRDSFADYFMSPAGSVDWQYEMV, encoded by the exons atggaaggagtcctggcgaacattgcaaagatctatgcggatttttcttttgaggcaaatcagttggcagtcagcgttcgagagagggaggaacaaagactgcgcatcctacggcagcggcggaagagaaggctgtggatccatcccatcacagcacaacgtatgacccgtggtgtttattccacgctttacatggaactaagggaaaaccctcaaaagttcttcaattatgtgaggatgagagctgaaaatttcgagtttttattgggctatgtggaagactgtatacgtagacgagacacccagatgcgattctcaatatcaccagcagagcgtctcatggtgactattcg attccttgcaactggagagtcgttctcatccctccattttcagtatcgacttgggatatccaccatctcggggatcatcagagatacctgccgggcattgtgggagtgcctacaagtggaatacatcccagagccatcacaggagaggtggctggagatcgcccaaaattttcatcaaatttgccagtttccaaattgtgttggagcagttgatggaaagcacatacggatcgtcaaaccttcaggctctggatcacagttttataactataagaagtacttctctattgtgttgatggccatagccgatgcacaatgcaagttcatcgctgttgatatcggtgcgtatggacgcgcaaatgattcacaaatctttaaaaattcaccaatggggcgccgtttatatggagagacatttgattttccgccccctagacctctccctggaaccactagtccaccattaccatttgtttgtgttggagatgatgccttccagctttccccacacttgctgaaaccctttggaagtagtggactgacccagaggaaaaaaatttacaattaccgcttaaccagagcacgaagagtagtggaatgtgcttttggcatcttaactgccaaatggagagtcctgctaactgcaattaaactgcagactgaaactgtcgatgatgtggtcaaagcgtgcgttgtcctgcacaattttgttttatcaaaagaacaagtttccctggaggataatgtttctgaaagcaccttacgggattaccaaaaccccacttttcgcagtccagtagcagtctccagaatgcgggacagttttgcagactacttcatgtctcctgcaggatcagttgactggcagtatgaaatggtgtaa